A single region of the Saprospiraceae bacterium genome encodes:
- a CDS encoding PLD nuclease N-terminal domain-containing protein translates to MGPMFGMLMFSFVLGCLALWVYAIIDIVKGGFKSESDKIVWLILVLMIPFLGTVLYFLIGQKQKTDPSDLV, encoded by the coding sequence ATGGGACCTATGTTTGGTATGTTGATGTTCTCCTTTGTACTTGGCTGTTTGGCCTTATGGGTCTATGCAATCATTGATATCGTAAAAGGAGGTTTTAAATCGGAAAGTGATAAAATCGTTTGGTTGATATTGGTTTTAATGATTCCATTTTTGGGAACGGTTTTATACTTCCTCATTGGCCAAAAACAAAAAACAGATCCCAGCGATTTGGTTTAA
- a CDS encoding flotillin family protein: protein MLTTTFFVVLGLLIFILFGILVMVAKWYKKVPQGQALVRTGGKEPKVAFKNGMFVIPIIHMVERMDLSVKTVEIARLKEDGLICKDNMRADIKVVFFVRVNSDPEAILKVAQTIGCSRASDLATLKQLFEAKFSEALKTVGKRFEFVELYDNREKFKKEIINIIGSDLNGYVLDDCAIDYLEQTPIDFLKADNILDSEGIKKITELTAVQKMKANFIRREEEKTIKEQDVEAREAILEFERQLAEKEERQKREIANIKSRENAEIAKIGEEERLRSEMVRIKTEEELAIAEENKQRQVVIAAKNKERAEAVETERVEKDRLLEQTEKERIVTLAEIEKEKAIEEERRNIQDVIRERVMVERKTVEEEEKIKDTQEVATANRSKQVALIRAEEAGESSIIELSKTAEAEKLAAEIQAQKLLIDAEAEKNAAVKDAEARKIRAEAKAAEEATIGLSEAKVIEAKAKAREYEGSLEAVVIEKKAVAEAKSIAAKAEANHKQGMLEAEVMAEKGGSEAKVTSEKGMAEAKVMEEKLVAEAKGVEQKAMAMKKLDGVGKEHEEFKLRLQKDKEVQLAEIEIQRYIAEAQAMALSEAFKQAKIDIVGGEATFINNVMNAINRGKTVDRMIDSSHHLGDLKTALLGNGNGTTGLLTQIKEVIQSAGLKTEDIKNLTLAALLFKVQKKVGDSEKSQIGQIIETVQQFGLNDQLVGSLL, encoded by the coding sequence ATGCTAACAACAACCTTTTTCGTTGTCCTGGGACTACTCATCTTCATCCTCTTTGGTATCCTCGTCATGGTTGCCAAGTGGTATAAAAAGGTACCGCAGGGACAGGCGCTCGTCAGAACTGGGGGCAAAGAACCCAAAGTAGCTTTCAAGAATGGTATGTTCGTCATTCCCATTATCCATATGGTAGAACGAATGGACCTTTCGGTAAAGACCGTTGAAATTGCCCGTTTAAAAGAAGACGGCCTCATTTGTAAAGACAATATGAGAGCAGATATCAAAGTGGTCTTCTTCGTTCGGGTAAATTCTGATCCCGAGGCTATCCTCAAGGTCGCACAAACCATAGGCTGTTCCAGGGCCTCTGACCTGGCGACGCTAAAGCAGCTCTTTGAAGCCAAATTCTCAGAAGCTTTAAAAACAGTGGGCAAACGCTTTGAGTTTGTCGAACTGTATGATAACCGCGAAAAATTCAAGAAAGAAATTATCAATATTATTGGTTCAGACCTCAACGGGTATGTACTTGATGACTGTGCCATTGACTACCTCGAACAAACGCCTATCGACTTTCTAAAGGCGGATAATATCCTCGACTCAGAGGGTATTAAAAAGATCACGGAATTGACGGCTGTTCAAAAAATGAAAGCCAACTTTATCCGCCGGGAAGAAGAAAAAACCATCAAAGAGCAGGATGTGGAAGCACGCGAAGCCATCCTGGAATTCGAACGCCAATTGGCAGAAAAAGAAGAACGCCAAAAGCGGGAAATAGCCAATATCAAATCGCGAGAAAATGCTGAAATAGCGAAAATAGGTGAAGAAGAGCGCCTGCGCTCCGAAATGGTTCGCATCAAGACCGAAGAAGAACTGGCCATTGCCGAAGAAAACAAACAACGCCAGGTCGTGATTGCGGCTAAAAATAAAGAACGCGCAGAAGCAGTCGAAACGGAAAGGGTCGAAAAAGATCGCTTACTAGAACAAACTGAAAAAGAGCGCATCGTTACCCTGGCTGAAATTGAAAAAGAAAAGGCCATCGAAGAAGAACGACGCAATATCCAGGACGTCATCCGCGAGCGCGTGATGGTAGAGCGGAAAACGGTCGAGGAAGAAGAAAAGATCAAAGATACCCAGGAAGTTGCGACCGCCAATCGTTCCAAGCAGGTGGCATTGATCAGGGCGGAGGAAGCAGGAGAATCATCGATCATCGAACTCTCCAAAACGGCAGAAGCAGAAAAACTGGCTGCGGAAATCCAGGCACAGAAGCTCTTAATCGATGCCGAAGCAGAGAAAAATGCGGCCGTAAAAGACGCGGAAGCGCGCAAGATCAGGGCCGAAGCCAAAGCAGCGGAGGAGGCAACCATTGGCCTCTCAGAAGCCAAGGTGATCGAAGCCAAAGCCAAGGCCAGAGAATACGAAGGCAGCCTGGAGGCAGTTGTCATCGAGAAAAAAGCGGTAGCAGAAGCCAAATCGATTGCTGCCAAAGCCGAGGCCAATCACAAGCAAGGCATGCTAGAGGCCGAAGTCATGGCAGAGAAAGGCGGCTCCGAAGCCAAAGTCACCTCTGAGAAAGGAATGGCCGAAGCCAAAGTGATGGAAGAAAAACTGGTAGCCGAAGCCAAAGGTGTAGAGCAAAAAGCCATGGCAATGAAGAAATTGGATGGCGTTGGTAAGGAGCATGAAGAATTCAAGCTGCGACTCCAAAAGGACAAGGAGGTACAATTGGCAGAAATTGAGATTCAGCGATACATTGCTGAAGCACAGGCCATGGCCTTGTCAGAAGCCTTCAAACAAGCTAAAATTGACATCGTTGGCGGCGAAGCCACCTTCATCAATAACGTGATGAATGCGATCAATCGCGGCAAAACCGTCGACCGAATGATCGATAGCAGCCACCATCTTGGCGACCTTAAAACCGCGCTCTTAGGCAATGGCAATGGCACAACGGGCCTGTTAACGCAAATCAAAGAAGTGATACAATCGGCAGGATTGAAAACCGAAGACATCAAAAACCTAACGCTGGCTGCCCTGCTCTTTAAGGTGCAGAAAAAAGTTGGCGATAGTGAAAAAAGTCAAATCGGCCAAATCATCGAAACCGTTCAGCAATTTGGTTTGAATGATCAATTAGTTGGTAGTTTACTGTAA
- a CDS encoding prolyl oligopeptidase family serine peptidase yields the protein MIKEHLNNKWTRGLGVVIIVLFVAVYFYRTNQCDCVARISYKDINLNQGMNIDSLLRPIDNAEVAKTMKDWSQFNLESDSFKVIKSFAYNKQRKLVLVQHFFAGDGHYGAIILPEDYDKSKKYPLLIWANGLNQSNPSVDLFKRSEIQALVGGLQQYFIVVPSFRGQALVINQHRYCSDGFFGDAFDGATDDALRLMHLTKINYPAVDSNRLAVYGVSRGGTVAMLAGIRYPSLHCVAAQTGPSDFLLKSVYRKFGMQYKYQFLSQALPLSSLRTKIIKSSPAHFISYYPNNLLLVYGEQDGTVGLENATFLLNQLQEKKNIEHVFLKAGHNFDYVQPVMEWLKKYN from the coding sequence ATGATCAAAGAGCACCTAAATAACAAATGGACGAGAGGTCTGGGGGTAGTAATCATAGTCCTATTTGTGGCTGTTTATTTTTACCGAACCAATCAATGCGATTGTGTGGCTCGTATAAGTTATAAAGATATCAACTTAAATCAAGGGATGAATATAGATAGTCTTCTGCGTCCGATAGATAATGCAGAAGTGGCCAAGACCATGAAGGATTGGTCGCAGTTTAATTTAGAAAGTGATAGTTTTAAAGTGATTAAGTCTTTTGCCTACAACAAGCAACGCAAACTGGTATTGGTTCAACATTTTTTTGCAGGCGATGGTCATTATGGTGCCATTATCTTACCTGAAGATTATGACAAATCTAAAAAATACCCTTTACTAATTTGGGCAAACGGACTTAACCAATCGAATCCAAGTGTGGATTTGTTTAAACGCAGTGAAATCCAAGCACTAGTTGGAGGATTACAACAATACTTCATCGTGGTTCCTTCCTTTCGGGGACAAGCTTTGGTCATCAACCAGCATCGCTATTGTTCTGATGGCTTTTTTGGTGATGCTTTTGATGGTGCTACGGATGATGCTCTTCGTTTGATGCATTTGACAAAGATTAACTATCCGGCGGTGGATTCGAATCGATTGGCTGTATATGGGGTGAGTAGGGGAGGTACGGTCGCAATGTTAGCGGGTATTCGGTATCCGAGCCTTCATTGTGTAGCTGCTCAAACCGGGCCATCAGATTTTTTGTTGAAATCCGTTTACCGGAAATTCGGCATGCAGTATAAATACCAATTTTTAAGCCAAGCCCTGCCCCTGAGTTCGCTGCGTACTAAAATTATTAAAAGTTCACCCGCCCATTTTATCTCCTATTATCCGAATAACTTACTACTTGTGTATGGCGAGCAGGATGGGACGGTCGGACTGGAAAATGCAACGTTTCTGTTAAACCAATTGCAAGAGAAGAAGAATATAGAACATGTCTTTTTAAAAGCAGGACATAATTTTGATTATGTTCAGCCGGTGATGGAATGGCTAAAAAAGTACAATTGA